DNA from Eucalyptus grandis isolate ANBG69807.140 chromosome 5, ASM1654582v1, whole genome shotgun sequence:
gccacacttgaactagtgaaggacaggagaacagatgaaaatatcacctacttaaggatgggtgcattcaacatcttgcttcacaagattgtgattaattgcctccgaccgaaatcaacttccaagaccgatgtttcaagttcgagagGCCaagcgatgtatgccattctctttggaaaaaggttttctctccctcacaccgtgatgtttcacatgtatagagcaatgataaAGGACAGatgtcaactcccttacccaagccttgttacgaagttattcagacatctgaatattcagcctccataaatcttttgtattcGACCATGTGAtaatatggtggtaggactgaaaatggtgaccaaaatgtgtctgaaggaactgagcaaggagttggagaaattcaaggagaagactcctgcaaaatctcatcaaatctcttctgcagctaaaagaaaagggaaggagcccatggttgctccatccaagagaagaagagctctcctcattgaggatgaagatgatgatgaagacatcaccatctctacattggctttgaagaatttaagtcgtcctgttccacaacaagaatcggaacaaatgacaaaagaagcagaggagaaggaagaagaagaaatagaagctaaaaaagaaatagaggaggaaagaccagaagaagaaagaagagaagaagaagaacccgaggaacactcttctccacccgtaggcatgaaaacgggggagatcgggagaaaggagtgaagtcttcatgtccgatgcaagtgaaggagtcggtcgCTCACCGCGGACccggaggatgtttatgcatctcagtttccagaagaaggtcatgaagtttcatcgccaaacctgcgcgATTATGCtaatctaccatcgtctgcattcaCTCCATCAGATCAAgctgaagcaagtactcagactgataatgaagcaaattttcgcagaatcatagatattctcttggagatgcgaggtcaaatttatgccttgggatgcgaagttcaaagcttgaagaatgaaggtcaagcttcttcctgttcattgaatgataaaatgcaagccctctgttcgagaatcaggccaatgccaagagtgaggagattgcacatctaaaggaagactttaaaaggctggaaggcatcgttcgatctatggaagatttccagcttgtccgcgttcccaagcaatcttgacttcatctcatcctttttaatgatgacaaaaaggggagagatgcaagatttgataaaaaaacttttcatttattaaactttttgttggattgttttgtggtttgaactctgtttgactttgttttgtgtctggatgagaactgaactagacttggacttgactgcttctattaaccaatattgatatcttatgaatgaatggcttcatcatatactggactaacctatttttttgtggttgcagatcctagtgttattctattagccatttatctctataagatatgcatatgtgtttgagaaatgttttgcaggtcaaagatatccaaatctgcaggaaagttttgtcaccatcaaaaagggggagattgttggagaaatcttcttgaagtgttttgaagttgacaaaacgtttttatcagtctagtctgaaggcttgcaaactctgttatttaaagtctgaagacctccggacagccaaactcaagactcaaagtctatcctcattgacagtctctaatccgttgaagaaaggttattcagaactggatgtttcgttaaggatttaactttatcaactggagaagatctcgtggctggagaagacataacggagtcctttgattgatcgaagattgactcgataattgaagatccggtgattgcctaaatattattggaaggttcgcttatggaaaccgagatcccgattgtatgggcgaacatgattgatgggctatcaacatgttcctttaatagcttgaacaatcttcctaattgattccgtccaacgggtagattggaggaattcctttggtaagtgccaacgggtatgatggcataaaggagtatataaggaagattgtcttagttgttcaaggtgtgcgcgatagaagaattccaaagtctgaagctcctttctgtttagacaaatcctttgagcgaacacttgtatacgaaagagagagtctatatttgtgagaaatcttgaggagatgtggtagaacatctacactgtggaatcaaggcaaagctgtgctataacttctcttttgttcatagtggaatccagccaataggctgtcagtgaagaagagtggacgtaggcttaatataagccgaaccactataaaccgcgtgttcaattttctcttttctcagtCTTGccttgattatcgtttcctccaattgtctagtattgtgcaattgattgagaaaaattctttatatacctattcacccccttctaggtactcatactagcaatatcaccaattctatctaaactttttttttcctcaaaaagaaCATTCAAATATTCCTTAACTCCCATATCTATCCCACTGTTAAACATATTGGCCACGAAGTGGTCTCCACTAATGGTGGAGAAGTGATGGAGGTCATATCGGTGGCAAGAGACTCTGGGTGGTCGCAGATGAGATGTGGCATGAAGAGGAAGACTATGAACAGTATGTGACGAgcaaagaggaaagaaaagaaggccaTTAAGGGgatgtttggtaattattctattttcaagATTAATTTATACTTAGAAATAGTTTTTGCTCTTTATTTCCTTGAACGAGTTTTTGAGTATTCAAACgcatttgataactatacaTAATTTCCATTcccgaaaataaaaagaacaaaaatacgTTTGACAcgactttcaaatttttttgttactacgaatttttttttattaattttataatatttttctctattttttttcttttttccatctcttctttttcttcctcctctagccggtcgccaaCAACCTCTCCCTACCATcgcaaggtcaagcctcacctagccatggcgagaTCGACCTCGTGGTTGGGTAAGGTCGAGCCTCATCAAGGGTCAACGAGATCTCAAGACCTCGTCTTTGGCTGATCGCAGCCTCGACACAGATACGAGTATTTTTAGAAAAGCCTCACATTGGTAAGTGGTGTGTTCGACTGAATATATTGATGGGTTCTGACTTGAGCACCCTCTTGACAATCTCCCTTAATGAAGGTATCAGTCTATTGCGCGCTCTCAACAGATAGTATTAAAGCCAATGGCAAATTTGTGAGCTTCTAATCTTATTATGGTATGTGATAAATTTCTCCAGGAAGGAATCTGATGGCCAATCGGTTTCTAAGTTGGTGGGCTTGTGGTGAAGTAATGCAGGCTCAATGGAATCTAGTGACTAGTGTGATTTCCGGGCAAGTGGGTTTGTGGTGTAATAACACGACCCTGATGGTAGATTTTATAGTTTAGTCGGAAGAAAGAGACTAGAGATGAAATTGGGCGTTGATGGAAATTCAAACTAAGATATCTTGATGCAAGAGGATGCTTGGATTAAGGGGATGTAACGACGCCAACTTGATGACAAACTTCATGGTTTGGTTGGGAGAAAGAGACTAGAGATGAAGTTGGGTGTTGATGCAAATTGGAGTTGagatatcttgatgtagaagGATACTTGGTGGACCCATCTTGACATAAAATGATATCGAGATGGGTTCGATGGCAGACTTCATGGTTTGGTTGGGAGAAAGAGATCAGGGATCGGCCATAGACAATGACTAGTGATGGTTGGCCTTGCCAGCttcgggtgaggctcgacctcaccaggTCTTGTGATGTGAGACTTGCCTAAGGCTGGCAAGGTCACCTCTTACCAAATCCCAACAAGGTTGGCCCTTGCTTGCCTCTGGCGAGACTTGTCATCGCTCGAGGCTGGCAAGGTTGCCCCTCACCAACCCTAGTGGTGTTGACCTCACCTGAGCCCTCTAAGGGCAACCCTCATCAGTCATCATCTTTGGCCTACCGCTAGCCATCATTAAGGCCCGGTGATTGGtggagaaagaatgaaaaagaaagaaaagaacaaaagaacaatatataatttttttggataaaataataaaaaaattatgaaaattatccACGTCTGCATCAATCATACCACGTAAAATGCTCAATATTCATGTAAGCGATTTCATATCAATATTTGCTTAATGGACTTAATTAGTACAAAggaaaaaggtttagaactaagttagtttaattaaatgatttaggACTAAGTTCAAATCAATAtcataggtttatgacttttttggcattttctcaattatatttcaaaaaaaaaaaaaacccatgtGTTAAACGagatcaaaattaaaaaaataaaataaaataaaactttaGTCACCAAATTCCTAGGTCCATATTAAGTCCAACAAAATCCAACTTCTCCTTTGTTTCCCACTAATATAAACCACCACAAACGATTCCCAAGTTTTCAAAATCGTTCAATCCGCCATCATAAAAATGGCTTCACTGCCACCTTCTTCTCCGGCACTACTATCCGTGAACCGCCACAAGCCAGAGCTGATCTCCCCGTCGCAGGCGACGCCACGCGAACTCAAGCCCCTCTCAGACCTGGACGACCAGGAGGGGCTTCGCTTTCAGAttcccttccttttcttctatCCCAACAGCCCCCCAATAAGAGGCCGAGAAGACCCGGCGAGAGTCGTCAAGGAAGCGCTCAGGAAGGCGCTCGTGTACTACTACCCATTGGCCGGGCGTATCCGGGAAGGGCCGAACCGCAAGCTCGTAGTGGACTGCACCGGCGAGGGGATCCTGTTTGTCAAGGCCGATGCCGACTTCAGCCTCGAGGAGCTCGGCGACTCCATGAGGCCACCGTGCGGCTTTGTGGACGAGGTGTTGTGCGATGTGGCCAGGTCTGGCGGCATCATTGGGTGCCCTCTGTTGTTGGTTCAGGTTGTCAACTGTAACGACATACAGATATGCCCTCTTGCTCTGAATAATCAACCTGCTGTAACTTCTGTGGTTTCTTACTGAGTTCCTTCCGAATTGTAGGTGACCCGTTTGAAATGCGGGGGCTTCATCCTCGGAATCCGGCTCAATCACGCCATTAGCGATTCCCTCGGCCTCAGACAATTCCTGAAGGCGGCCGCAGAACTCGCAAGAGGCGCACACGTGCCGTCTTGGCTACCTGTTTGGGAAAGAGAAATCCTCTGCGCCCGAGACCCGCCACGAGCGACGTGCAGGCACCCTGAGTTCGAGGATGTGGTCGACGACGCCAGAAGAGCTGCCGTGACGTTGGACCCCAAGAACATGGTACACAGATCCTTCTTTTTCGGCCCACGCGAAGTGGCGTCAATCAAGAAAGGCCTCCCTCACCACCTGGTCTCGAGATCCTCCACCTACGAGTTACTTACGGCATGCCTGTGGAAGTGCCGCACAATTGCCCTCGAGATCGAGCCGGACGATGCCGTCCGCCTATCATCCGTGATTAATGCGCGAGGCAAGCAAGGCCTCGGCGTGCCTCGTGGTTATTACGGGAACACGTCGGTGTATGCAACGGTGCTTTTGAAGGCGGGTCATCTGTGCAACAGTCCGCTGGGATACGCGGTTGACTTAGTGAAGAAATCGAAAGAAATGGTGAGTGAAGAATATGTGAGGTCCTCCATTGACGTCTTAGTCCTTAAGGGACGGCCGAAGTACACGACCGTTTGGAACTACGTGGTGGCCGACGCAACCAAGGTCGGGTTCGAAGAGGCCGACTTCGGTTGGGGGAAGCCAGCATATGGTGGGGTTGCAGGCGCATTTCCATTGATAAGCTTTAACGTGAAGTACAGAACGAGGAAGGGGGAGGAAGGGATTGTGGTGCCGATAATGTTGCCGGAGAGAGCAATGCGAAGGTTTCAAGAAGAGCTTGCAAAGATGACTGATGAAGGGAGGGAGGATGATGATTGTTATGGCGTGGATTCAACTACAAATAGATCCAATCTCTAGAGGGGTAATTAACCATAGATTATCTAAAGTTTCTCAATCACATAGGACAAAGCttgaattattaaatggagCATCTTTCTTTGGATTTATGTTCTAATTATGGACTTGATAATAAACCGATTGGACGACGGGATGTGCTCTTTTTCATTTCGATGACTATTCAGACCTCAAGAACCACAAGAAATGTCAGGTTTACTGTTTCTCCAGAAGACCAAATAAAGAGATGGTAATGGATGGTAACAGATAACGTCTCCaatatttagggttttttttttttttacaagtttAGCAGTCGCGAAATCTGTTGGAATTCCTTGGGGGACTAGGGGTAATTTGATATGTAGAGATAGAGTAGAATCTTAGCTTCGACGAAGATGTCGGGGTGTGAAAAAGTCATGGGATCACATGCCACAATGCACTTGTTGGacaccttttttattttttttattttttggattccTTCCGATGGCGACTTAACCACCCAACGAACAATGGTATGACGATACCGTGCGAGGGGACCAAACCGTTGTGGCGTACGTTCCCCTGGAATTTTGGGGTGGCCCGATTCTTCATAATGCAATGACTCATTTAACAcgattttaatttataaaaggCAATGCCTCAATTCTGACACAAAATACTTATTCGGTTGAATAGAATTATTTTGTATATGGTTGCTTCGACATTTTCAACAGACTTACGCTTTTGTAGGAATTACTACAGGGGTCATGATCCTTTACTCCAACAACATCTAGGGTTCCTCAGACAATGTGATATCTCACACAGGATAAATCCTTAACCACAATAAATCATTTAACATGTTTTTAGTTTATGGAAGGCGATGTTTAGTTATGCCGGgcaataatatttattttttgacacctaaattttgacaactcCATATAATCATTCATTACATGAGAAAATGAGGCATCGACCATGATCCTAaacaaatatattagttaaaTTGCATATAAATATCAGGATTATTATCATTTAGTAGTAATAAGCCTAcataaattgtattatttttcGCGTGCGTAGTAGAATGTGTTTCAATGAACACAGACGAGAATATTATAATTCGTGTTGGCTTCGAATGAACTCATATCATGTGGTGTGTTGAGTTCAGATTTGTCTCGATGAATTCTCATTGCATTTGAGTTGTGTTCTCGTACTGTGTTAGCAATTGTTAGGCTCCTAAAGCCTTGTTCAAAAGTAGGAGACAATGCCAATCGACACAAATATTCATACGTCATGCATGGGCATATAGATAGGCCTGCACATACTTTCACGAGAGATTTactaaaaaagttttaaatttgttgcacttgtgctaattcagtctaCCCGGCCAAATTTGGTCAAGCCGGTACTAACGTAGAAGCTGGCTGTTCAGCCGACgctaacatagacaatttttttataatattttttcttttatttttccttttttttctctttttttatcctCCTTCCTTTAGCCAACCCTTAGACCGAGGCGATTGGCTAGAGGTGAGGGTCAGTGACCAGACCAAGGCAACGGACTAGTGGCGAGCTAGGCAAGGGTGAGCTCGCCCATCCATTAGTGAGGTGAGCCCACGTTAGATTGGTCAAGGCCCATCTTGCCTAGCGATGGCAAGGTCAAGCTCGTCGaaccactagcgaggctcgacctcgctagatctagagGAGGCTCGCCTTGCTAGTGGTTGAGTGAGCTCACCCTCACCTAACTTGCCACTGGCCGATCACTTCAATCTAACAACCGACCAAGGACCAGCATCCACGTCAATGTTGGTTGGCGAAATTTGTcggatagactaaattgacataattgcaaaatgctcgggtaaaaaaataagtttcgGACTGAATCAgcacaattgtaataagtttaggactattttgataattctcccTACCTTCACATACAAGCTTGTTGGGACATGGATGCATAAAGCCACGAGCAGTTAAATTTTGCTCAGCAATCAGTGTTTTACCTTCGGTCACTTGCAAATAACTTGCGACTTTAGGTTGGACATTCTCCCATGGACCTTTGAAGGGCTTGGAACGATAACTACCCTTGCCAGGACTAGGGGTGAGCTAGGAGAATCGCTCAGACTTGACTGAACATGTCAAATTTGGGTAGTTTCCAGGGTGTTGGTTTGATTCCCGATTTCACGGATAGAACCGCCCACCCAAATCACTTGGATCGGACTAATTAATCTTTTacattttatgtttttatttgttaaaaatctttaaagaaaCTCTAATCCTATTCATAATCACACTCACTCTTTCCATATTCCCTCTCAAGCCAATCACAGATTTCTTAAAtatctgtaaaaaaaaaaaccaaacctaACCTGCTGCCTCGCTCCAAATCTCCAAGCTTTTATCACTTGCTCACTCATAGTTACTGTTGCGATTAAGGGCGAACgattgaacaataatatagaaagaagaagaaaataaatcggacaccagatttacgtggttcagtcgtgaagacctacatccacgggaaagagcagcagcgaatttactataaatcaagcgatacaaggagattacacactcgagtcacttaaacactctctcggtgtttcccaaactctaattacacccaatacatcaatctttcttggatgtaaatcaCGAATAAGCTTTGCCGCACGAGAAACACGAAGACCCGCTACCAAGCACCTAGCGACTACGAACGTCTCTCACAAACAGAGAACACCCACAGCACTCAGAGTGAACGGCGCTTCAATTTGTTGTTTTGCTTAACACATACGTAGGCTTCGACGGAGTCTTTACATAGGGTTTCCGGCGAGgtgcaagctcgagctcaccgacGTCGACgagccttgccggatccggcgagggcgagctcgagctcgcccgacgccggcgaggctcgagctcgctagatctggtgaggcggAGGTCTCGCCGACGTCCGAcgacgggcgagctcgagctcgcccgacgccggcaagcctcaagctcgccgaaTCCGGCGGGGCCAGCCACCGAGCCGTCGTTGTGGCCAGcaactggccaaagaaaaagaagaaccaaaaagaaaaaaagaaaaaataaaattatattttaaaaataaaattaattaaaaattaatttttttcaaaaataaaaaataattaaaatacgatttttttaaataattactttaaaaattataaaaattgtccattaaatttatgttgtataaaactattttagcaataccatttaaaaaaaaatatatatatatatgtataagaAATATGCTTTGAagtaatctttaaaaaaaaaaaaaaacataagaataagtttcctaaatttggttaaatatgaaaatattttattaatatgagtcgggtcgggtatggatcgggtatgggttgggtagggtatgggtcaaaaaatGTATAAGAAATATGCTTTGAAGTTTTTTCGTTTGAGTGATTATTCAGAACTCAAGAGCCTTAGCGGCTCAAGAAATGCTCAGTTTGCTATTTCTCATGgagccaaaaattaaaaagatggtAATGGATTGTATTAAGCGACATATGCAACTTTCAAGTTTAGTAGGCGAAAACCTGTAGAAATTGCCCGGGGGTTAGCGGTTACCTGATATGTAGATATGGAGTAGAATCTAGCTCCAAGGAGTTCATTGGATTGAAATGTACAACGGACATGGGGAGTGGAAAGGTCATGAGAACCACATATTGGGACCCGACTCGTTAtacaagtttttttatttttctccttgcCATGGCTACTTAACCGCACAATGAGCCACGAATGGTATGAGGATACTGGACCAGGGGACCCAACCGTTGAAGAGTGCGTTCCCCTCGGAATCTCGGTTGGCCCCATTCTTAAAATACAAGGAAAGCATTTGACACGTTTTTAGTTTATTGAAGGCGACATCCTCGTAGGAGGGGACCAAACTGTTGTGGAGTGCGTTTCCCTTGGAATTTCGGTTGGCCCCATTcttaaaatacaagaaaagcaTTTGACACGTTTTTAGTTTATTGAAGGCCACGTTTAGTTACCGGACAATAACATTGATTTATTAACATATAAATTTTCGCGACCTCATTCATTacataagaaaattaagaattaatcCTGACctataaacaaaaatattaattaaattgcatatggATATTAGGATTATTATCATCTAGTAGTAATATATGCCCACATTTATTGCATTATATTTTGCATGtg
Protein-coding regions in this window:
- the LOC104446197 gene encoding methanol O-anthraniloyltransferase; amino-acid sequence: MASLPPSSPALLSVNRHKPELISPSQATPRELKPLSDLDDQEGLRFQIPFLFFYPNSPPIRGREDPARVVKEALRKALVYYYPLAGRIREGPNRKLVVDCTGEGILFVKADADFSLEELGDSMRPPCGFVDEVLCDVARSGGIIGCPLLLVQVTRLKCGGFILGIRLNHAISDSLGLRQFLKAAAELARGAHVPSWLPVWEREILCARDPPRATCRHPEFEDVVDDARRAAVTLDPKNMVHRSFFFGPREVASIKKGLPHHLVSRSSTYELLTACLWKCRTIALEIEPDDAVRLSSVINARGKQGLGVPRGYYGNTSVYATVLLKAGHLCNSPLGYAVDLVKKSKEMVSEEYVRSSIDVLVLKGRPKYTTVWNYVVADATKVGFEEADFGWGKPAYGGVAGAFPLISFNVKYRTRKGEEGIVVPIMLPERAMRRFQEELAKMTDEGREDDDCYGVDSTTNRSNL